A genomic window from Methylorubrum extorquens includes:
- a CDS encoding O-antigen ligase family protein, translated as MLNFLLVVAVAVWFVLLYPLARHRLETRMGPLNGPVAVPFALMTLFALLPLVFNVPREDGNAVLEQGLTASNLALIVMTGLTGLYLMARIAVDRRILLVAFSMPYLPFTLMILVNGLSTAWSIVPSYTVYRTVELAIFTLASIMIFDRSDIERRLANLFALFTVAWLVATAPIILDNFAHGIVFSSAKHNLMPYLCAAYAFLVIFDDRIPHRRAHLLFAFVGFVIAGSAASTASLVAAAPGMMVASRHRRLRLLGYAGFTVYLVLFLVLMGGLSAFPALLDVISTVLQKPPEELADATGRGTFWPVFIEATKDRFVGAGYAAGDRFIQLLIPTTALAETLARDAVFISSSHNMLLSAWAGTGLIGLGLCAMVLGTALRWGMKLDRPGRRLVATCVFFLILNGMTTPGIFQDWNINVLTFVGLLAYARIGALRREPAGAATPVPSATAFGLPPAAPA; from the coding sequence ATGCTGAACTTCCTCTTGGTCGTCGCGGTGGCAGTCTGGTTCGTGCTGCTCTACCCGCTGGCGCGCCATAGACTGGAGACCCGGATGGGGCCGCTGAACGGTCCGGTCGCGGTCCCGTTCGCCCTGATGACGCTCTTCGCGCTGCTGCCGCTGGTCTTCAACGTCCCGCGGGAGGACGGCAACGCGGTGCTGGAGCAGGGGCTGACGGCCTCCAACCTCGCGCTCATCGTCATGACCGGGCTGACCGGGCTCTATCTCATGGCCCGGATCGCGGTGGACCGGCGCATCCTGCTGGTGGCGTTCTCGATGCCGTACCTGCCATTCACGCTGATGATCCTCGTGAACGGCCTCAGCACCGCATGGTCGATCGTGCCGAGCTACACCGTATACCGAACGGTGGAACTGGCGATCTTCACCCTCGCCTCGATTATGATCTTCGACCGCAGCGACATCGAGCGGCGGCTCGCCAACCTCTTCGCGCTGTTCACCGTCGCGTGGCTGGTCGCCACGGCACCGATCATCCTCGACAACTTCGCGCATGGGATCGTGTTCTCGTCGGCCAAGCACAATCTGATGCCCTATCTCTGCGCCGCCTACGCCTTCCTCGTCATCTTCGACGACCGCATCCCCCACCGGCGCGCCCACCTCCTGTTCGCCTTCGTCGGCTTCGTCATCGCCGGCTCGGCCGCGAGCACCGCCTCGCTCGTCGCGGCGGCCCCCGGCATGATGGTGGCGTCGCGCCACCGCCGGCTGCGCCTCCTCGGCTACGCGGGTTTCACCGTCTACCTGGTCCTGTTCCTTGTGCTGATGGGGGGCCTGTCCGCCTTTCCGGCCCTGCTCGATGTGATTTCGACCGTGCTCCAGAAGCCACCGGAGGAGCTGGCCGACGCCACCGGGCGCGGCACCTTCTGGCCGGTCTTCATCGAGGCGACCAAGGACCGCTTCGTCGGCGCCGGCTACGCGGCGGGAGACCGCTTCATCCAGCTCCTGATCCCGACTACGGCTTTGGCCGAGACGTTGGCGCGGGACGCCGTGTTCATCTCGTCCTCGCACAACATGCTGCTGAGCGCCTGGGCCGGCACCGGCCTGATCGGGCTCGGCCTCTGCGCGATGGTGCTGGGGACCGCCCTGCGCTGGGGGATGAAGCTCGATCGTCCAGGGCGCCGCCTCGTCGCCACCTGCGTGTTCTTCCTCATCCTCAACGGCATGACGACGCCGGGCATCTTTCAGGACTGGAACATCAACGTCCTCACCTTCGTGGGGCTGCTGGCCTATGCTCGCATCGGTGCCCTTCGCCGGGAACCGGCGGGCGCAGCCACGCCCGTTCCGTCCGCCACCGCCTTTGGTCTTCCGCCTGCGGCGCCCGCGTGA
- a CDS encoding GumC family protein, whose amino-acid sequence MPSRFFVGAEPGKPDVTPEPWFLDPREIGQALRARWALVLAPAVLLLVAAVAWLALAPPLYAAVTQILIDPRGIQVVKDGVTPSDQASDASLLLVDSQLRVLISDDVLRQVVNRFKLDRDAEFVRPSSPLEALKSRISSLFVSTGGPADDTLTALRTLRDRTTARRLERSFVVELAVTSQERQKSAELAQAIAETYLTTVSQAQAQVTRKAGEAVSSRLGELQDDLREAEDRAQKFRAANNLVGTRGQLVSEQALTQLNQQLGAARARAGELRGRLAQIEAVANGRADLNSVTEIVQSTTVAQLRAQLAQIEAARADTLSNLGPRHPTLRTGELQVQTLRNDINAEIRRIAAATRNDYRSAQANEASLAATLESRKKEALSVDKSFVRLRELERQVEASRAVYEAFLVRARELQEQQRLDTSTSRVISPASLPERRLGPPIPVIFAAALAAGLGLGTALALLAVPAAGRIGSRRRLQQLAGLPVVAALPAKVPSRTRSKAGSESLRADTAYDVAVARLGSRLQRDFGATRPTIVLVTSADDRSGKSELARSLAASAALDGQRVLLVDADPEAMISGDLRSKAKRGTADVLRTHSGLGDALVEGPNGVKILPFDDAALRLGTAAYTGAILTAAAAFDTVFVDIGLIGTDIAAERLAQDQRFPALLLTASARRSGTARLRRALDALGRDARVQLVMTDAEAEA is encoded by the coding sequence ATGCCTTCGCGATTCTTCGTCGGCGCCGAGCCGGGCAAGCCGGACGTGACGCCTGAACCCTGGTTCCTCGACCCGCGGGAGATCGGGCAGGCCCTGCGTGCGCGCTGGGCGCTCGTGCTGGCGCCGGCCGTGCTGCTCCTGGTGGCCGCGGTGGCGTGGCTCGCTCTGGCGCCGCCGCTCTATGCCGCCGTGACGCAGATCCTGATCGACCCACGCGGCATCCAAGTGGTCAAGGACGGCGTGACGCCTTCGGATCAGGCGAGCGATGCGAGCCTGCTGCTCGTGGACAGCCAGCTCCGCGTCCTCATCTCCGACGACGTGCTGCGGCAGGTCGTGAATCGGTTCAAGCTCGATCGGGACGCGGAGTTCGTCCGCCCCTCCTCGCCGTTGGAGGCGCTCAAGAGCCGCATCTCCTCCCTGTTCGTCAGCACCGGCGGCCCTGCCGACGACACGCTCACCGCCCTGCGGACCCTGCGCGACCGCACGACCGCGCGCCGCCTGGAGCGCAGCTTCGTGGTCGAGCTCGCCGTCACCAGCCAGGAGCGCCAGAAATCCGCCGAGCTCGCCCAGGCCATCGCCGAGACCTACCTGACCACCGTCTCGCAGGCGCAGGCGCAGGTCACCCGCAAGGCCGGCGAGGCAGTGTCGAGCCGCCTCGGCGAGTTGCAGGACGACCTCCGCGAGGCCGAGGACAGGGCGCAGAAGTTCCGCGCCGCCAACAACCTCGTCGGCACCCGCGGCCAGCTCGTCAGCGAGCAGGCGCTGACCCAGCTCAACCAGCAGCTCGGCGCGGCGCGCGCCCGGGCCGGCGAGCTGCGCGGGCGGCTCGCCCAGATCGAAGCGGTCGCCAACGGCCGGGCCGACCTCAACTCCGTGACCGAGATCGTCCAGTCCACGACCGTCGCGCAATTGCGCGCCCAGCTCGCCCAGATCGAGGCGGCCCGGGCCGACACCCTATCCAACCTCGGCCCCCGCCACCCCACCCTGCGCACCGGCGAGTTGCAGGTGCAGACCCTGCGCAACGACATCAACGCCGAGATCCGACGCATCGCCGCGGCTACGCGTAACGACTACCGCTCGGCGCAGGCCAACGAGGCCTCGCTCGCCGCCACCCTGGAGAGCCGCAAGAAGGAGGCTCTGTCCGTCGACAAGAGCTTTGTGCGCCTGCGCGAATTGGAGCGGCAGGTCGAGGCGAGCCGTGCGGTCTACGAAGCCTTTCTCGTCCGCGCCCGCGAGCTACAGGAACAGCAGCGCCTCGACACCTCGACCTCGCGCGTCATCTCGCCCGCCTCGCTACCGGAGCGCCGGCTCGGACCGCCGATCCCGGTGATCTTCGCCGCGGCTCTGGCGGCCGGCCTCGGCCTCGGCACCGCGCTCGCCCTCCTCGCCGTGCCGGCCGCAGGGCGGATCGGCTCGCGCCGCCGGCTTCAGCAGCTCGCCGGGCTCCCCGTGGTCGCCGCCCTGCCGGCCAAGGTGCCGAGCAGGACGCGGAGCAAGGCGGGCAGCGAATCCCTGCGCGCCGACACCGCCTACGACGTGGCCGTGGCCCGTCTCGGCAGCCGTCTGCAGCGCGACTTCGGCGCCACGCGGCCGACAATCGTCCTCGTCACCTCGGCGGACGACCGGAGCGGCAAGTCGGAGCTGGCCCGCAGCCTCGCCGCCTCGGCCGCCCTCGACGGCCAGCGGGTGCTGCTCGTCGATGCCGACCCGGAGGCGATGATCTCGGGCGATCTCCGGAGCAAGGCCAAGCGCGGCACCGCCGACGTGCTGAGAACGCATTCGGGCCTCGGCGACGCGCTGGTCGAGGGGCCGAACGGGGTCAAGATCCTGCCCTTCGACGACGCGGCCCTGCGCCTCGGCACCGCGGCCTATACCGGCGCGATCCTGACGGCGGCGGCCGCCTTCGACACGGTCTTCGTCGATATCGGGCTGATCGGCACCGACATCGCCGCCGAGCGCCTCGCCCAGGACCAGCGTTTCCCGGCCCTGCTGCTGACGGCGAGCGCCCGCCGCAGCGGCACCGCCCGGCTGCGGCGGGCGCTCGACGCCCTCGGCCGCGACGCGCGGGTGCAACTCGTCATGACCGACGCGGAAGCCGAGGCGTGA
- a CDS encoding right-handed parallel beta-helix repeat-containing protein: protein MRLGLPRSAAGFLAAVLLAIFLGPPLFGLAAEVRGGEAKAPLVLQVAPTGDVSARRNDRFADLPMALARVAALRRQGEGRAIVVALEPGTHRISAPVRIGPDHAGTAGAPLILRGAADGSSRLVGSIALAPASLPPRLRARLPAAARDAVRAYRLPEALRREPAYRAPRRLRETHPRVTEIFDAGGALRPAQWPNPGPNPGPGSTWTTVAAAEAGGLDFTLKGAPGLPDLSLERDLWAEGFWRWDWLLETLHVAAVDQRRRRLELDAPPYEGIREGARMRLVHALGALDEPGEWWRDGESGLLLAWPAPGAADLEVGLAETLIRAEGARHLRIERLRLERARGDLIVVQGGEDIEIRASELAWAAGRAVVFEGVTGGGVSGSTVRDIGASAVRLVGGDRATLRRGGLFVRDTRFTRFSRLSQTQSSAIELDGVGAEASGNLITDAIGYAIYLRGNDHVFRGNEVARLIHGLSDTGAIYAGRDFTARGSIIEDNYVHDIRTVPGMEVKGVYLDDMASGFTIRRNLFVDVDQPVFIGGGSDNTITRNVFVASSPMVALDARGLTWMKPSLNEADSEFRAAFAAMPLDAPPWRMRYPKLAEALTDELGVARNNQIVDNVTIGGDELALTEKAEAGRQIILFNTRLDGPAPKPGDLGALVRFIAERGITLRLDPSAMRRDGLPASPFTDARR, encoded by the coding sequence GTGAGGCTCGGCCTGCCGCGGAGCGCAGCCGGGTTCCTCGCCGCCGTCTTGCTCGCCATCTTCCTTGGGCCGCCGCTCTTCGGCCTCGCTGCAGAGGTTCGGGGCGGCGAGGCGAAAGCGCCGCTGGTCTTGCAGGTTGCGCCCACCGGCGACGTCAGTGCCCGTCGCAACGACCGCTTCGCGGATCTGCCGATGGCGCTCGCCCGCGTCGCGGCGCTGCGCCGCCAGGGGGAGGGGCGAGCGATCGTGGTCGCGCTAGAACCCGGAACGCACCGGATCTCGGCGCCCGTCCGGATCGGCCCCGACCATGCCGGCACGGCCGGGGCGCCCCTGATCCTGCGCGGGGCGGCCGACGGATCGAGCCGGCTCGTCGGCAGCATCGCCCTGGCGCCCGCATCGTTGCCGCCGCGCCTGCGCGCGCGGCTGCCGGCGGCCGCCCGCGACGCGGTGCGCGCCTACCGTCTGCCCGAGGCTTTGCGCCGGGAGCCCGCCTACCGCGCGCCGCGGCGCTTACGCGAGACGCATCCGCGCGTCACCGAGATCTTCGATGCGGGCGGCGCCCTGCGCCCGGCGCAGTGGCCGAATCCCGGGCCGAACCCCGGGCCCGGTTCCACCTGGACGACGGTTGCCGCGGCCGAGGCAGGGGGCCTCGACTTCACCCTCAAGGGCGCGCCGGGTCTGCCCGACCTGTCCCTGGAACGCGACCTGTGGGCAGAGGGCTTCTGGCGCTGGGACTGGCTCTTGGAAACCCTCCACGTCGCGGCGGTCGATCAGCGCCGCCGCCGGCTCGAACTGGATGCGCCGCCCTACGAGGGCATCCGCGAGGGCGCCCGGATGCGGCTGGTCCACGCCCTCGGTGCCCTCGATGAGCCCGGTGAATGGTGGCGCGACGGCGAGAGCGGCCTGCTGCTGGCATGGCCGGCTCCCGGCGCGGCCGACCTCGAAGTCGGCCTTGCCGAGACGCTGATCCGGGCCGAGGGCGCGCGGCACCTGCGCATCGAGCGGCTTCGGCTGGAGCGCGCGCGCGGCGATCTGATCGTCGTGCAGGGCGGCGAGGATATCGAGATCCGCGCGAGCGAGCTGGCCTGGGCGGCGGGTCGCGCTGTGGTGTTCGAGGGGGTGACCGGGGGCGGCGTCTCCGGCAGCACGGTGCGCGATATCGGCGCGAGCGCGGTCCGCCTCGTCGGCGGCGACCGTGCCACGCTCCGGCGCGGTGGCCTGTTCGTGCGCGACACCCGCTTCACCCGCTTCTCGCGGCTGAGCCAGACCCAGAGTTCCGCGATCGAACTCGACGGCGTCGGCGCGGAAGCGAGCGGGAACCTCATCACCGACGCGATCGGCTACGCGATCTACCTGCGCGGCAACGATCACGTGTTTCGCGGCAACGAGGTCGCCCGCCTCATCCACGGTTTGAGCGATACCGGCGCGATCTATGCCGGACGCGACTTCACCGCCCGCGGCTCGATCATCGAGGACAACTACGTCCACGACATCCGCACCGTGCCGGGAATGGAGGTGAAGGGCGTCTATCTCGACGACATGGCGAGCGGCTTCACCATCCGCCGCAACCTGTTCGTCGATGTGGATCAGCCGGTCTTCATCGGCGGCGGCAGCGACAACACGATCACCCGCAACGTCTTCGTCGCTTCGAGCCCGATGGTCGCCCTCGACGCACGCGGGCTGACTTGGATGAAGCCGTCCCTGAACGAGGCGGATTCGGAATTCCGGGCCGCCTTCGCCGCGATGCCGCTCGACGCCCCGCCCTGGCGGATGCGCTACCCGAAGCTCGCGGAGGCGCTGACCGACGAGCTCGGCGTGGCGCGCAACAACCAGATCGTCGACAACGTGACCATCGGCGGCGACGAACTTGCCCTCACCGAAAAGGCGGAGGCGGGCCGGCAGATCATCCTGTTCAACACCCGCCTCGACGGCCCGGCCCCGAAGCCGGGCGACCTCGGCGCCCTGGTCCGTTTCATCGCCGAGCGCGGCATCACGCTGCGCCTCGACCCGTCGGCGATGCGGCGGGACGGGCTGCCGGCCTCGCCGTTCACCGACGCGCGGCGCTGA
- a CDS encoding glycosyltransferase family 4 protein — protein sequence MAAGAMRPIVVVTGALAPYTHVLYERLAERLAGRDGRALHVLSCTPRESARQWVMPPPRLYRHTVLPGLRWHRSSIRNLYVNPAVVTRLAALQPAALVLNDFSPTMLFAAGAARLRRIPTLIRTDGVPETDPGARSAPHRWLRRAIVSGAAAGIGPSQGSGAVLARYGLPARNFVLSPLFPAWTPPGPPPPDTERTYDLLFCGMLNEEVKGARFFTDVVLGCCARGRRLSVRVAGDGPLRGEMEARFAGAGLTARFDGFLGQEALPEVYASARLFLFPSRGDVWGIVVQEALQSGTPVLASPHSGAARGLLDAYGCGEVRPMAVADWVEATLQLLDDEGRRRDLRHAAERALPHFTVEAAVTGYLDALEPLLAART from the coding sequence ATGGCAGCCGGTGCGATGCGCCCGATCGTCGTCGTGACCGGGGCGCTCGCGCCCTACACGCACGTCCTCTACGAGCGTCTGGCGGAACGGCTCGCTGGCCGTGACGGCCGGGCCCTGCACGTCCTGTCCTGCACCCCGCGCGAGAGCGCCCGGCAATGGGTGATGCCGCCGCCGCGGCTCTACCGGCACACGGTGCTGCCGGGCCTGCGCTGGCACCGCTCCTCGATCCGCAACCTCTACGTGAACCCGGCGGTGGTGACGCGGCTCGCGGCTCTCCAGCCGGCGGCTTTGGTGCTCAACGACTTCTCGCCGACCATGCTGTTCGCGGCGGGCGCCGCGCGCCTGCGGCGCATCCCGACGCTGATCCGCACCGACGGGGTGCCCGAGACCGATCCGGGCGCGCGCTCGGCCCCGCATCGCTGGCTGCGCCGCGCCATCGTCTCGGGGGCCGCCGCCGGGATCGGACCGAGCCAGGGCAGCGGCGCCGTGCTCGCCCGCTACGGCTTGCCGGCCCGGAACTTCGTCCTGAGCCCGCTCTTTCCGGCCTGGACGCCGCCCGGCCCGCCCCCGCCCGACACCGAGCGGACCTACGACCTCCTGTTCTGCGGCATGCTGAACGAGGAGGTGAAGGGTGCACGCTTCTTCACCGACGTGGTGCTCGGCTGCTGTGCCCGCGGCCGACGCCTGTCGGTCCGGGTCGCGGGGGACGGCCCGCTGCGGGGGGAGATGGAGGCGCGCTTCGCGGGGGCCGGCCTCACCGCTCGCTTCGACGGCTTCCTGGGCCAGGAGGCGTTGCCCGAGGTCTACGCCTCGGCCAGACTCTTCCTGTTTCCCAGCCGCGGCGACGTCTGGGGAATCGTGGTGCAGGAGGCGCTCCAGAGCGGGACGCCGGTGCTGGCCTCACCCCATTCCGGCGCGGCCCGTGGTCTCCTCGACGCCTATGGCTGCGGCGAGGTGCGGCCGATGGCGGTGGCGGACTGGGTCGAGGCAACCCTGCAGCTCCTCGACGACGAAGGCCGCCGCCGGGACCTGCGACATGCGGCGGAGCGCGCGCTCCCGCACTTCACGGTCGAGGCGGCCGTCACCGGATATCTCGATGCCCTCGAACCCCTTCTGGCGGCGCGCACCTGA